A part of Ursus arctos isolate Adak ecotype North America chromosome X, UrsArc2.0, whole genome shotgun sequence genomic DNA contains:
- the STK26 gene encoding serine/threonine-protein kinase 26 — translation MAHSPVAVQVPGMQNNIADPEELFTKLERIGKGSFGEVFKGIDNRTQQVVAIKIIDLEEAEDEIEDIQQEITVLSQCDSSYVTKYYGSYLKGSKLWIIMEYLGGGSALDLLRAGPFDEFQIATMLKEILKGLDYLHSEKKIHRDIKAANVLLSEQGDVKLADFGVAGQLTDTQIKRNTFVGTPFWMAPEVIQQSAYDSKADIWSLGITAIELAKGEPPNSDMHPMRVLFLIPKNNPPTLVGDFTKSFKEFIDACLNKDPSFRPTAKELLKHKFIVKNSKKTSYLTELIDRFKRWKAEGHSDDESDSEGSDSEPTSRENNTHPEWSFTTVRKKPDPKKLQNGAEQDLVQTLSCLSMIITPAFAELKQQDENNASRNQAIEELEKSIAVAEAACPGITDKMVKKLIEKFQKCSADESP, via the exons AATAACATAGCTGATCCAGAAGAACTGTTTACAAAATTAGAACGCATTGGGAAAGGCTCCTTTGGAGAAGTTTTCAAAGGAATTGATAACCGTACACAGCAAGTGGTTGCTATTAAAATCATAGACCTCGAGGAAGCCGAAGATGAAATTGAAGACATTCAGCAAGAAATAACTGTTTTGAGTCAGTGTGACAGCTCGTATGTAACAAAATACTATGGATCATATTTAAAG GGTTCAAAATTATGGATTATAATGGAATACCTGGGTGGTGGTTCAGCACTGGATctt CTTCGAGCTGGTCCATTTGATGAGTTCCAGATCGCTACTATGCTAAAGGAAATTTTGAAAGGTCTGGACTATCtgcattcagaaaagaaaattcaccGAGACATAAAAG ctgCCAACGTCTTGCTGTCAGAACAAGGAGATGTTAAACTGGCTGACTTTGGAGTTGCTGGCCAGCTGACAGACacacaaatcaaaagaaataccTTTGTGGGAACACCATTCTGGATGGCTCCTGAAGTTATTCAACAGTCAGCTTATGACTCAAAA GCTGACATTTGGTCATTGGGAATCACTGCTATTGAGCTAGCCAAAGGAGAGCCACCTAACTCTGATATGCATCCGATGAGAGTTCTGTTCCTTATTCCAAAAAACAATCCTCCAACTCTTGTTGGAGACTTTACTAAGTCCTTTAAGGAGTTTATTGACGCTTGCCTGAACAAAGATCCATCATTT CGTCCTACAGCTAAAGAACTTCTGAAACACAAATTCAttgtaaaaaattcaaagaagactTCTTATCTGACCGAACTGATAGATCGATTTAAGAGATGGAAGGCAGAAGGGCACAGTGATGATGAATCTGATTCCGAGGGCTCTGATTC GGAACCCACCAGCAGAGAAAATAATACTCATCCTGAATGGAGCTTTACCACCGTGCGAAAGAAGCCTGAtccaaagaaactacagaatgGGGCA GAGCAAGATCTTGTGCAAACCCTGAGCTGTTTGTCTATGATAATCACACCTGCGTTTGCTGAA CTTAAACAGCAGGATGAGAATAACGCTAGCAGGAATCAGGCAATTGAAGAACTTGAGAAAAGTATTGCTGTGGCCGAAGCCGCCTGTCCTGGCATCACGGATAAAATGGTGaagaaattaattgaaaaatttcaaaa gtgTTCAGCAGATGAATCTCCCTAA